One Leisingera caerulea DSM 24564 genomic window carries:
- a CDS encoding ABC transporter ATP-binding protein, with the protein MLDTPIVHFDNVVKKFGSFTAVEKADFQIARGEFLAIMGSSGCGKTTTLRMLAGLEDPTEGSIFLDGEKINGKPTWERDTPMVWQSLALFPFLTVQENVEFSLKMRKVSKGERRERARKWLDRLGILEFADRNISQLSGGQRQRVALARSLVTEPKILLLDEPLSALDAHLKVRMQSVLSGLQKDLGITFVYVTHSMSEAFSMADRVVIMSRGKIEQIGTPEEIYREPHNRFVADFLGSSNVFAGSLKSGGNEAWQVASEHSAFTLKAPSEVQKTEGSSLAFAVSSENMSLAAIGTPWTGNSIEATVVGGEFAGASATVFLETDQGQELKVQKGHDELKTVDIRAGQRLLVHWLPEHCHVLPGE; encoded by the coding sequence ATGCTGGACACTCCAATCGTGCATTTTGACAACGTTGTTAAAAAGTTCGGCAGCTTCACCGCTGTTGAAAAGGCCGACTTCCAAATAGCCCGCGGCGAATTCCTGGCGATCATGGGCTCTTCGGGCTGCGGCAAGACAACCACCTTGCGGATGCTGGCCGGACTTGAGGACCCGACCGAAGGCAGCATTTTTCTGGACGGGGAGAAGATCAACGGCAAGCCGACTTGGGAGCGGGACACGCCGATGGTCTGGCAGAGCCTGGCCCTGTTCCCTTTCCTTACGGTGCAGGAGAATGTCGAATTCAGCCTTAAAATGCGCAAAGTGTCCAAGGGTGAACGGCGTGAGCGGGCCCGCAAGTGGCTGGACCGGCTTGGTATCCTGGAGTTTGCTGACCGCAATATCTCGCAGCTGTCCGGCGGCCAGCGCCAGCGTGTCGCGCTCGCCCGTTCGCTGGTGACCGAACCTAAGATCCTGCTGCTGGACGAGCCGCTTTCCGCTCTTGACGCCCACTTGAAAGTGCGCATGCAGTCGGTACTTTCGGGCCTACAAAAGGATCTGGGCATCACTTTCGTCTACGTGACCCATTCGATGTCCGAGGCCTTCTCCATGGCCGACCGGGTGGTGATCATGAGCCGCGGTAAGATTGAACAGATCGGTACGCCCGAGGAAATATACCGCGAACCGCACAACCGCTTTGTTGCGGACTTCCTGGGCTCATCCAACGTGTTTGCCGGCAGCCTCAAATCAGGCGGAAATGAAGCTTGGCAAGTTGCATCAGAACACTCGGCATTCACATTGAAAGCGCCTTCAGAAGTACAAAAGACTGAAGGATCTTCGCTGGCTTTTGCGGTGAGTTCTGAGAACATGTCATTAGCCGCCATTGGGACGCCCTGGACAGGAAACAGCATTGAAGCCACGGTTGTCGGCGGCGAATTTGCAGGGGCCTCTGCCACTGTCTTCTTGGAAACCGATCAGGGTCAGGAACTTAAAGTGCAAAAGGGACATGACGAACTTAAGACGGTAGACATCAGAGCAGGACAGAGACTTTTGGTTCACTGGCTGCCGGAGCATTGTCACGTTCTGCCTGGCGAATGA
- a CDS encoding HIT family protein: MTDTCIFCQIARAEVPAHKLIEDDLVLAFLDLHPIREGHALIIPKQHHPWFEDLPEPTALRIMSAGQRLARAMKREWGAERVSFFYTGIHVPHAHAHVVPMFHRHDVTSARYLDDGFDEFSLPPSPGGAALALTADRIRARLAEAC, encoded by the coding sequence ATGACCGATACCTGCATCTTTTGCCAGATTGCCCGTGCGGAAGTGCCCGCACACAAGCTCATCGAGGATGACCTCGTGCTTGCGTTTCTCGATCTTCACCCGATCCGCGAAGGCCACGCCCTGATCATTCCCAAGCAGCACCATCCCTGGTTCGAGGACCTGCCCGAACCCACCGCATTACGGATCATGTCTGCGGGTCAGCGGTTGGCACGCGCGATGAAACGCGAATGGGGCGCTGAGCGCGTTTCGTTCTTCTACACCGGCATCCACGTGCCGCACGCCCATGCCCATGTTGTGCCTATGTTTCACCGCCATGATGTAACCTCGGCGCGGTATCTCGATGACGGCTTCGATGAATTTTCTTTGCCCCCGAGCCCCGGCGGTGCGGCGCTTGCCCTTACGGCCGACCGCATCCGCGCCCGCCTGGCAGAAGCTTGCTGA
- a CDS encoding transposase, with product MPFKFHTSRRDKFAKAKCRVTNWAEYNEALRLRGNVTVWFSEEAVCGWCAARSGKRSGQRQYSDVAIETCLALRLVFGLPLRQTQRFAPIKRPATGPMSLTVDS from the coding sequence GTGCCTTTCAAGTTCCACACGTCGCGGCGGGATAAATTTGCGAAGGCAAAGTGCCGGGTAACAAACTGGGCCGAATACAACGAGGCCCTGCGACTGCGTGGTAACGTAACGGTCTGGTTCAGCGAGGAAGCAGTGTGTGGATGGTGCGCAGCGCGTTCTGGAAAGCGGAGCGGTCAGCGGCAATATTCTGATGTGGCGATTGAGACCTGCCTTGCCCTGCGCCTTGTGTTCGGTCTGCCGCTTCGGCAAACCCAGAGGTTCGCGCCGATCAAGCGGCCAGCCACGGGCCCGATGTCTCTCACTGTCGATAGTTGA
- a CDS encoding UbiD family decarboxylase has protein sequence MRTLPPYPSLRHFLDWCASKGQLQRISDPVSVRHQMTAVHRTVLEAGGPVLQFDRPGLESGQVSGIPVVVNLFGTAERVAAGLGVAQDGLDDLGSFLAALGSPAPPDSLRDALSRWPMLKAALSTRPKRVKSAPVLAVTREGPDASLETLPVQTHWPGDAGPLITWPVVLTRPHGSAPEAVNCYNAGVYRTQVLDRSRLIMRWLPHRGGAAHHRSWAGNGEPMPVAVVLGADPATLLSAALPLPETVSELTFAGALSGVRPRLVPCKTIPLMVPADAEIVVEGWVSAAETVPEGPFGDHTGYYNPAEPFPVMRVSAVTHRENPLYLSTYTGRPPDEPAIIGEVFNRLALPTVRVQIPEIRDLWLPPAACSYRIAIVSIDKRYPGQARRVMMALWGMLPQFSYTKMMITVDADVDPRNWDDIAWVLATRMDPSRDVMILENTPMDYLDFASPQPGLAGKIGIDATTKIGSETARDWGQVMQADAKDQAFAEDIVSRLMPELMT, from the coding sequence ATTCGTACTCTTCCGCCATATCCCAGCCTCCGCCATTTCCTGGATTGGTGTGCGTCTAAAGGGCAGTTGCAGAGGATTTCCGATCCGGTTTCCGTGCGCCATCAGATGACGGCGGTGCACCGCACCGTGCTGGAGGCTGGAGGCCCGGTGCTGCAATTCGACCGCCCGGGTCTGGAAAGCGGCCAGGTTTCGGGCATCCCGGTCGTGGTGAACCTGTTCGGGACCGCTGAACGCGTGGCGGCCGGGCTTGGAGTCGCACAGGACGGCCTGGATGATCTGGGAAGCTTTCTTGCGGCGCTCGGATCACCGGCGCCGCCGGATAGCCTGCGCGATGCCTTGTCCCGCTGGCCCATGCTAAAGGCAGCGCTGTCCACCCGTCCGAAGCGGGTGAAATCCGCGCCGGTTCTGGCCGTCACCCGCGAGGGGCCGGATGCCAGCCTGGAGACACTGCCGGTGCAGACCCACTGGCCCGGGGACGCCGGGCCGCTGATCACCTGGCCTGTGGTGCTCACCCGGCCGCATGGCAGCGCGCCGGAAGCAGTCAACTGCTACAATGCGGGGGTCTACCGGACCCAGGTTCTGGATCGCTCGCGGCTGATCATGCGCTGGCTCCCGCACCGCGGCGGCGCTGCACATCACCGCAGCTGGGCGGGAAATGGCGAACCAATGCCGGTTGCCGTGGTTCTGGGGGCAGACCCGGCCACACTGCTGTCCGCGGCGCTGCCCTTGCCGGAAACCGTGTCGGAGCTGACCTTTGCCGGTGCCCTCAGCGGCGTGCGCCCGCGCCTGGTACCCTGCAAGACCATCCCGCTGATGGTGCCCGCCGACGCCGAAATCGTGGTGGAGGGATGGGTGTCAGCCGCGGAAACCGTGCCCGAAGGCCCCTTCGGCGATCACACGGGCTATTACAACCCGGCCGAGCCCTTTCCCGTTATGCGAGTCAGTGCGGTGACCCATAGAGAGAACCCTCTATACCTGTCGACCTATACCGGGCGGCCGCCGGATGAGCCTGCCATCATCGGCGAGGTCTTCAACCGGCTGGCCCTGCCAACGGTCCGGGTGCAGATCCCGGAGATCCGCGACCTGTGGCTGCCTCCTGCTGCCTGTTCCTACCGCATCGCCATTGTCAGTATCGACAAACGCTACCCCGGACAGGCCCGCCGGGTGATGATGGCGCTGTGGGGGATGCTGCCGCAGTTCAGCTATACCAAGATGATGATCACCGTGGACGCCGATGTTGACCCGCGGAACTGGGATGACATCGCTTGGGTGCTGGCCACACGCATGGACCCGAGCCGCGATGTCATGATATTGGAGAATACCCCGATGGATTACTTGGACTTCGCCTCGCCCCAGCCGGGGCTGGCAGGCAAGATCGGCATCGACGCCACAACGAAGATCGGCAGCGAGACTGCCCGCGACTGGGGGCAGGTCATGCAAGCGGATGCAAAAGATCAAGCTTTTGCAGAGGATATAGTGTCCCGGCTGATGCCGGAGCTGATGACATGA
- a CDS encoding ABC transporter permease, with protein sequence MTGNRNPIIDGLLKLHITLCLIFIFAPIVGSFVFSLNSDRFPSLPLGSFSTEWYRLIWEDPLVWAGFFNTLLVGACVAAIATLLGFGGAYTDFRYEFFGKTAYLALALLPPTIPVVIMGLAMLAFLSRISLSGNVVSVIIAHGVMCSPFAMAIIRLRLSQMDPDLEAAAWNLGGNEWVTMRHVIIPFTKPAIYAALFITMAVSFDEFAVAWFVSGLNETLPVKVLGFLQGQVSPRINAIGSLAFVSSISFIVIAQLLMRNPNAKTS encoded by the coding sequence ATGACCGGTAACCGCAACCCCATTATCGACGGCCTTCTGAAACTGCATATCACGCTGTGCCTGATTTTCATCTTTGCACCGATTGTCGGCAGCTTTGTTTTCTCACTAAACTCGGACCGCTTTCCTTCGCTGCCGCTAGGCTCGTTCTCAACTGAATGGTACCGGCTAATCTGGGAAGATCCGCTGGTCTGGGCCGGCTTCTTCAACACTCTGCTGGTTGGCGCCTGCGTTGCAGCGATTGCCACGCTGCTGGGATTTGGCGGCGCCTACACCGACTTCCGCTACGAGTTCTTCGGCAAAACCGCCTATCTGGCCCTGGCCCTGCTGCCGCCCACCATCCCGGTGGTAATCATGGGCCTGGCGATGCTGGCTTTCCTTTCCCGTATCAGCCTTTCCGGCAATGTGGTCTCAGTCATCATTGCCCACGGCGTGATGTGCAGCCCCTTTGCCATGGCCATCATCCGATTGCGCCTGTCGCAGATGGACCCGGATCTGGAAGCCGCAGCCTGGAACCTGGGCGGTAATGAATGGGTGACCATGCGCCATGTGATCATCCCCTTCACCAAACCCGCAATCTATGCCGCCTTGTTCATCACCATGGCTGTTTCCTTTGACGAGTTCGCGGTGGCCTGGTTTGTGTCGGGCCTGAACGAGACCCTGCCAGTCAAGGTTTTGGGCTTCCTTCAGGGCCAGGTCAGCCCCCGGATCAATGCCATCGGCTCGCTCGCCTTTGTCAGCTCAATCTCCTTCATCGTGATTGCCCAGCTTCTGATGCGCAATCCAAACGCCAAGACCTCTTAA
- the ubiT gene encoding ubiquinone anaerobic biosynthesis accessory factor UbiT, with protein MPLVPVSLSLTACSRRIAKRHPGLFRRLGEHGRKRFVLDPADLPIVLCLEANGGQPKVRAVRGNCDGDARISGPLAALIGLVHGAYDGDALFFSRDLVIEGDTAAALALRNAVDDAELDLSQEIAAMSGPFARFLLRAVAFAEQRTGVSLARPEDEAAW; from the coding sequence GTGCCCCTTGTTCCCGTATCGCTTTCTCTCACGGCCTGTTCCCGGCGGATTGCCAAGCGTCACCCGGGCCTGTTCCGTCGCCTGGGCGAGCACGGCCGTAAGCGGTTTGTCCTGGATCCTGCCGATCTGCCCATTGTTCTTTGCCTTGAAGCCAATGGCGGCCAGCCGAAAGTCCGCGCAGTGCGCGGAAATTGCGACGGCGATGCCCGGATTTCCGGCCCGCTTGCTGCGCTTATAGGGCTGGTGCATGGGGCCTATGACGGAGATGCACTGTTCTTCTCCCGGGACCTGGTGATCGAAGGCGATACTGCCGCGGCGCTGGCGCTACGCAACGCGGTGGACGATGCAGAACTGGACCTGTCGCAGGAAATCGCCGCGATGTCCGGGCCGTTTGCCCGCTTTCTGTTGCGGGCCGTTGCCTTTGCCGAGCAGCGCACCGGAGTTTCCCTCGCCCGGCCGGAGGATGAAGCGGCATGGTAA
- a CDS encoding UbiX family flavin prenyltransferase → MSKHRVVLGVSGASGAALSLAAARHLLQLGAEIDLVTSAAAERTLVHECGPEAVETLRSIAARCHPVHDIGAAIASGSVPVSGMIVAPCSMRSLAAIAHGFDDNLLTRAAGVQLKERRRLVLLTRETPLTLAHLRNMAAVTEMGAIVMPPVPAFYLAHTTLTDIANQVAARAVDLLTVSPPRAQPWSPGPEG, encoded by the coding sequence ATGAGCAAGCATCGGGTTGTGCTGGGGGTCTCGGGTGCCTCCGGGGCCGCGCTAAGCCTGGCGGCCGCACGGCATCTGCTGCAGCTGGGGGCCGAAATTGATCTGGTCACCAGCGCCGCAGCGGAGCGGACCTTGGTCCATGAATGCGGACCGGAAGCCGTGGAAACCCTGAGAAGCATTGCTGCACGCTGCCATCCTGTGCACGATATCGGTGCCGCCATCGCCTCTGGCTCGGTGCCGGTGTCGGGGATGATAGTAGCACCGTGTTCCATGCGCTCCTTGGCTGCCATCGCGCATGGGTTTGACGACAACCTTCTGACCCGGGCAGCGGGTGTGCAGCTGAAAGAGCGCAGGCGCCTAGTCCTTCTGACAAGGGAAACACCGCTGACTTTGGCGCATCTTCGAAACATGGCAGCAGTGACCGAAATGGGTGCCATCGTGATGCCGCCAGTTCCTGCATTCTATCTTGCGCACACAACGTTGACGGATATTGCCAACCAGGTTGCCGCCCGTGCGGTTGACCTGTTGACTGTATCCCCTCCTCGAGCGCAACCTTGGTCACCCGGGCCTGAAGGCTAG
- a CDS encoding RrF2 family transcriptional regulator — MRLTSFTDYGLRMLMRMASQPEQGFSTADLAEEFGLSRNHLTKIMQRLARAGIVETRRGAGGGAFLCMPAKNIRLGEIVELLEQGQALVECFGADGGDCTIDGRCRLKARLRQAEAVFLEDLNQTTLADIALPTQSAA; from the coding sequence ATGCGCCTAACATCTTTCACGGACTACGGACTTCGAATGCTGATGAGGATGGCGAGCCAGCCAGAGCAAGGGTTCTCGACTGCCGATCTGGCTGAGGAGTTCGGCCTTTCCCGAAATCACCTGACGAAAATCATGCAGCGGCTGGCGCGCGCCGGAATTGTTGAAACCCGGCGCGGTGCTGGTGGCGGCGCCTTCTTGTGCATGCCTGCGAAAAACATCCGTCTTGGTGAAATTGTTGAGCTGCTCGAGCAAGGACAGGCGCTGGTTGAATGCTTTGGCGCCGACGGAGGCGATTGCACGATAGATGGACGCTGCCGCTTGAAAGCCAGGCTGCGCCAGGCTGAAGCGGTATTCCTAGAGGATCTGAATCAGACAACACTTGCGGATATCGCATTACCGACACAAAGCGCAGCCTGA
- a CDS encoding transposase → MAMHRNFIDQFRAKVALEALRGDKIVQEIAAKHQLHPNQVSTWNRQAIAGMADVFSDGKQSVPTKAEVKELQTKIGRLAVENDALQSSRQAQTSAPR, encoded by the coding sequence ATGGCGATGCACCGAAACTTTATAGATCAGTTTAGGGCCAAGGTTGCGCTCGAGGCGCTGCGTGGTGACAAGATCGTTCAGGAGATCGCGGCGAAGCATCAACTGCATCCGAACCAGGTCAGTACCTGGAACCGGCAGGCCATTGCTGGGATGGCGGACGTGTTCTCCGATGGCAAGCAAAGCGTTCCGACGAAGGCAGAGGTCAAAGAACTGCAAACCAAAATCGGGAGGTTGGCAGTCGAGAATGATGCCCTCCAATCCTCCCGCCAAGCCCAGACATCAGCACCGCGCTGA
- a CDS encoding HPP family protein has translation MLNLKSLGPAVARVSGVEAIRAGFGALIGLGLTGFFLLSPQIDPELGLYLVAPFGASSVLLFAVPNSPLAQPWSAIIGNTVAALVGVAVCLLVADQTLRIALAVGLAITATILCRAVHPPAGAVAMTAAMSPDAIAQLGFWFALAPIAVGTATLVVLATLYARLTGRHYPFRQFDDPSKHATGDRNPTERLGLSEQELTGILERYSQSFNLGAEDLARLIGAAELQAAAQSSGPLTAQDIMSRSLITVGLKTSLGEIADLFQQHRFTSLPVVGADEAFKGVIFQMHLINQARSDALRLKRGYWAALRRLLDREWQKQMTAGDIMSAAVPRATTNTPIGVLLPMMADGDTDAVPVLEYGKIVGIVTRTDLIAAIARNAARGRG, from the coding sequence TTGCTCAATCTGAAATCACTTGGCCCCGCTGTTGCCCGCGTCTCAGGCGTTGAAGCCATACGTGCCGGGTTTGGTGCCCTCATCGGTTTGGGGTTAACCGGGTTTTTTCTTTTGTCTCCTCAAATCGACCCAGAATTGGGCCTCTATCTCGTGGCTCCATTCGGGGCGTCCTCCGTCCTCCTTTTCGCGGTACCAAACAGCCCTCTGGCGCAACCTTGGTCGGCGATTATCGGCAATACCGTTGCTGCCTTAGTGGGCGTGGCCGTCTGCCTTCTGGTGGCGGATCAGACGCTTCGGATCGCCCTGGCGGTGGGCCTTGCGATCACCGCAACCATCCTGTGCCGCGCCGTTCATCCTCCGGCAGGAGCGGTCGCGATGACTGCAGCCATGTCCCCGGACGCCATCGCACAACTGGGTTTCTGGTTCGCGCTTGCACCCATAGCTGTCGGAACGGCAACTCTAGTAGTGCTTGCAACCCTCTATGCAAGGCTCACCGGGCGGCACTACCCGTTCCGGCAATTCGATGATCCTAGTAAGCATGCAACAGGAGACCGCAACCCGACAGAACGGCTCGGACTCTCCGAGCAAGAGCTGACTGGTATCCTTGAACGTTACAGCCAGTCCTTCAATCTCGGCGCCGAGGATCTCGCGCGGCTGATCGGCGCAGCAGAACTTCAGGCCGCAGCTCAGTCTTCTGGCCCCCTGACTGCACAGGATATCATGTCCCGTAGCCTCATCACCGTCGGCTTGAAAACCTCCCTCGGCGAGATCGCGGACTTGTTTCAACAGCATCGGTTTACATCATTGCCTGTCGTGGGGGCCGATGAGGCGTTCAAAGGGGTCATTTTCCAGATGCATCTCATCAACCAGGCTCGGTCCGACGCGCTGCGCCTGAAGCGAGGCTATTGGGCTGCGCTGCGGCGCCTTCTGGACCGTGAATGGCAAAAGCAGATGACTGCGGGGGACATAATGAGCGCAGCTGTACCCCGCGCTACCACCAACACTCCGATTGGTGTGCTGCTCCCAATGATGGCGGACGGGGACACCGATGCTGTCCCCGTGCTCGAATATGGAAAAATCGTCGGCATTGTCACTCGGACGGACCTGATTGCCGCAATCGCCAGAAATGCGGCGCGCGGTCGAGGGTGA
- a CDS encoding Crp/Fnr family transcriptional regulator codes for MPQHVNIQPQGCHWPSDKRHRRFSDGETVILKGREMPFVATIVQGHACIKSSLQDGRSQIVGLLFPSDVLGSPGRRQASHTVVAVGPVELCCLCVKDFEHFSDQEPELARHLLERKFEELERARKWMVLLGRKTARERVASYLVLLTRRRRQMADRLQNLNFPELDLLLKRHQIANFLGLSAATISRQLHQLQEEGVLEILRSQYVLIKDYQALFSMTGDDSDGGIIS; via the coding sequence ATGCCTCAGCATGTAAATATCCAACCCCAAGGTTGTCACTGGCCAAGTGATAAGAGGCACCGCCGCTTCAGCGACGGAGAAACGGTGATTTTGAAAGGCCGTGAAATGCCTTTCGTTGCAACTATTGTTCAGGGTCACGCTTGCATCAAAAGCAGCCTTCAAGATGGCAGGTCTCAGATAGTAGGGTTGCTCTTTCCATCGGACGTTTTGGGAAGCCCAGGTCGCAGACAGGCATCTCATACGGTCGTTGCAGTGGGCCCAGTCGAACTCTGCTGTCTGTGTGTCAAAGATTTTGAGCACTTTTCCGATCAGGAACCCGAGTTGGCAAGGCACCTTCTCGAAAGAAAGTTTGAAGAACTCGAGCGCGCTCGTAAGTGGATGGTCTTGCTTGGGAGAAAAACTGCTCGCGAAAGAGTTGCAAGCTATCTGGTTCTGCTAACACGACGCCGGCGCCAAATGGCAGACCGCCTTCAAAATCTCAACTTTCCAGAGCTGGACCTGCTGCTCAAACGCCACCAAATTGCCAACTTTCTGGGTCTCTCCGCCGCCACAATCAGCCGTCAGCTTCATCAACTTCAGGAAGAGGGTGTGCTGGAAATTCTGCGGTCCCAATACGTTTTGATCAAGGACTACCAGGCTCTGTTTTCAATGACTGGAGACGACAGCGACGGTGGGATTATTTCCTAG
- a CDS encoding NAD(P)H-dependent flavin oxidoreductase produces the protein MPPHHSDVLCAAGSGFAGEPSALTDLNSPQLSGAAYLGRHFHCLRQREHSRMSGQKIDNPLHAPLCKLLGCDHPVLLAGMGGVSRWELAAAVSQAGGFGMLGMVRESPDLITEEVTKLRAATDRPFAVNVIPAATEPGLLDAQISCCLELGVPAFTFFWDVVPDAVFRVKAAGCLVLHQVGTVEAARAAEAAGADVIIAQGIEAGGHVHGRRPVRDLTEAILEAVSVPVVASGGLSSGEDLARFLSIGASGIQCGTAFLATDESFAHPYHKERVATSTGGDTVLTDVFVLNWPMGAAVRVLENSVTKALGGTYLGHDPDALPREAIAWDGSQPRLRFSTDSPLRTTTGDLEAMALFAGQGAGAISRIVPAASRIGDIVNEAEQILGYSLSHRSGAGL, from the coding sequence ATGCCGCCACATCACTCGGACGTGTTATGTGCCGCAGGCAGTGGTTTCGCCGGTGAACCATCGGCGCTGACTGATTTGAACAGCCCGCAATTGAGTGGAGCGGCTTACCTTGGGCGCCATTTCCACTGTTTGCGCCAAAGGGAGCATAGTCGAATGAGCGGCCAGAAAATTGACAATCCACTGCACGCTCCGCTTTGCAAGTTGCTGGGATGTGACCACCCGGTCCTCCTGGCTGGCATGGGCGGCGTATCCCGCTGGGAACTTGCTGCCGCCGTCTCCCAAGCCGGCGGCTTTGGCATGCTTGGAATGGTGCGCGAAAGCCCGGACCTGATCACCGAAGAAGTCACAAAACTCAGGGCCGCAACTGACCGTCCCTTTGCGGTGAATGTCATCCCCGCAGCCACCGAGCCTGGATTGCTTGATGCCCAGATCAGCTGCTGCCTGGAACTCGGTGTTCCGGCCTTCACTTTCTTTTGGGATGTCGTGCCCGATGCCGTTTTCCGGGTGAAGGCGGCAGGCTGCCTCGTCTTGCACCAGGTCGGCACAGTTGAGGCCGCCCGCGCGGCAGAGGCGGCCGGCGCGGATGTGATCATCGCGCAAGGGATCGAGGCAGGCGGTCATGTCCATGGCCGCCGCCCGGTCCGCGACCTTACCGAAGCAATTCTGGAAGCCGTGTCTGTACCAGTGGTTGCCTCAGGGGGTCTTTCTTCCGGCGAAGATCTGGCCCGGTTTCTGTCAATTGGTGCCTCCGGCATACAATGCGGGACCGCCTTCCTAGCCACAGATGAATCCTTTGCTCACCCCTACCACAAGGAACGCGTCGCAACCTCCACCGGCGGCGATACTGTCCTGACCGATGTCTTCGTCTTGAACTGGCCAATGGGGGCGGCGGTGCGTGTGCTGGAAAACAGCGTGACCAAAGCACTCGGCGGTACCTACCTGGGCCACGATCCGGATGCCCTGCCGCGCGAGGCGATCGCCTGGGACGGATCCCAGCCGCGCCTGCGGTTCAGCACGGATTCTCCTCTGCGGACAACAACTGGAGACCTTGAGGCAATGGCTCTGTTTGCAGGACAAGGCGCGGGGGCCATCAGCCGGATTGTACCGGCAGCAAGCCGTATCGGGGATATTGTCAACGAAGCAGAGCAGATTCTCGGATACTCCCTTTCGCACCGCAGCGGAGCAGGACTATGA
- a CDS encoding IS6 family transposase — protein MKTVATIRRLKGFRFPREIISYAVWAYHRFALSTADVEDLLAERGVMVSRETVRNWVNRFGRHFADCIKRDRPGASDKWHLDEVVVPINGVKFWLWRAVDANGNVLDILVQKQRNAKAASRFLKRLIDRFGAPRVVITDKLRSYIRPIRNLVANADHRAHKGLNNRIEGSHRPTRKREKLMGRFKSPGQAQRFLDAHDQINMFFRPRRYRLTATSYRHARSDAFDLWNGYALEMTA, from the coding sequence ATGAAAACCGTGGCGACAATTCGACGCCTGAAGGGCTTTCGTTTTCCCCGCGAGATCATCTCCTATGCCGTCTGGGCTTACCATCGGTTTGCGCTGAGCACGGCAGATGTCGAGGATCTGCTGGCCGAACGCGGCGTGATGGTCAGCCGGGAAACCGTCCGGAACTGGGTGAACCGGTTTGGCCGCCATTTCGCCGATTGCATCAAGCGCGACAGGCCGGGCGCCAGTGACAAATGGCACTTGGATGAAGTCGTTGTTCCGATCAATGGCGTGAAGTTCTGGCTTTGGCGGGCAGTCGACGCGAATGGGAATGTGCTCGACATTCTCGTGCAAAAGCAACGTAATGCAAAGGCCGCCAGCCGGTTCTTGAAGCGGCTGATCGACCGGTTTGGCGCGCCGCGGGTCGTGATCACCGACAAGCTGCGCAGTTACATCAGGCCGATCCGCAACCTCGTGGCGAATGCTGATCATCGGGCGCACAAGGGCTTGAACAACCGGATCGAAGGATCCCATCGGCCAACCCGCAAGCGAGAGAAACTCATGGGGCGGTTCAAGTCACCCGGACAGGCTCAGAGATTTCTGGACGCACATGACCAGATCAACATGTTCTTCCGTCCCCGCCGCTATCGTCTTACCGCCACATCGTACCGCCACGCCCGATCCGATGCCTTTGATCTTTGGAACGGCTACGCACTCGAGATGACCGCATGA
- a CDS encoding 5-formyltetrahydrofolate cyclo-ligase has translation MAAEAGHYDPQAVSPQQTADVARWRKAERNRLRAERLALPVAIRQSVGEALAGHLRELIRNRFSGANGRVISFYWPIKGEPDLRPLMAEMHAQGAAIALPIVETKAAPLVFRLWTPDTQLVRGDWSIPVPPPSSPELIPGIVLAPLVGWASGGFRLGYGGGYFDRTLAALLPRPYSIGIGLESAQLPTIFPQPHDIPLDAILTEGGERYAKVGA, from the coding sequence ATGGCTGCGGAGGCCGGACATTACGACCCGCAGGCGGTTTCTCCGCAGCAGACTGCTGACGTTGCCCGCTGGCGCAAGGCAGAACGGAACCGGCTGCGGGCGGAGCGCTTGGCATTGCCGGTTGCTATCCGTCAGTCCGTTGGAGAAGCGCTGGCCGGACATCTGCGCGAATTGATCCGGAACCGGTTCTCCGGCGCAAACGGGCGTGTTATCTCCTTCTACTGGCCGATCAAGGGCGAACCCGATCTGCGCCCCCTAATGGCAGAGATGCACGCACAGGGCGCCGCCATTGCCCTGCCGATTGTCGAGACCAAGGCTGCGCCGCTGGTTTTCCGGCTGTGGACACCAGATACTCAGCTGGTGCGCGGCGACTGGAGCATACCGGTTCCACCGCCCAGTTCGCCCGAGCTCATTCCCGGAATTGTCCTTGCGCCGCTGGTGGGCTGGGCTTCTGGAGGTTTCCGGCTGGGTTATGGTGGCGGATATTTCGACCGGACCCTCGCTGCATTGTTGCCGCGCCCCTATTCAATTGGCATTGGTTTGGAAAGCGCACAGCTTCCTACAATCTTCCCGCAACCGCACGACATTCCTTTGGATGCTATCCTGACTGAAGGCGGCGAAAGGTACGCAAAAGTAGGTGCGTAA